Genomic segment of Geminocystis herdmanii PCC 6308:
TTTACCTTGACTTGTATAACCTTCAATATTGTTTAGATAAAGTAAATTATTTTTCATAAAAAAATTGCTTCTTGTAAAACTTGATTTTTAATGGTTTCATGGAGATTATTAGGTTTAGCTATATCAACTTTTATACCTAAAAAGTCTTCTAATTCTTGTTTTAAGGCAATTCGATCGAATAAACTTTTTCCTTTTTCCATCTCTATTAACAAGTCTAAATCGCTTTTTTCTGTGGCTTCTCCTCTAGCATAAGAACCAAATATTCTGACATTATACCCTCCATATTTAGCACAAATACTTAATATTTTTTCTTTTTTATCTTCTTCTAATATTTTATCAAATTTACTCATTTTATCTTGTGCCTCAAGTTCGATCGAACCTCTTTATTTGTCTAATTTATCCTTAAACTCTTGTATTTTATCTTCAAAAATACTTTTAACTTCTTGGAAAGTTTTATCAAAATTATCTAAAATTGATCCCTCACTTTTATCATCTAAATGACCATTAAAAATATTTGATTGTTTGTTGTCTAAATTATCATCTTTTTCTCTTGTTAATCTATTGGCTAAAACATAAACTAAAGATTTTAAGCCTATGATAAATGAAAGATTTTTTTCAATCAATACAGAATCTTTTTGGGTATTATTTAATTCATTTTTCCAATAATTTTTAACTTCTTCCCAAAGTTGATGATTTATTTTATGATTAGTCTCATTAGCAATATAATCTAAAGTTGACAAAGGTTTAATTGTTTGAATCTTTAATAAATTTAAACTCTTATGAAATTCATAAATAAATGTTTTAAGATGGTCAAATTCAGGTATATTAAATTCCTTTTTATCTCCATATTCTATATTGTCATTTTCTTCGTCAATTATCAACATTTCGGAATTGTCTATAATTCCACTAATTGAACCATCATTTAAGACTAAACCCCAAGCTATTTCATGTTTTGGCTTATTACTAATAAACGTTTTTTCTTGACTGTATTTAAACCCTGATGCTTTACTTAATATATGGCTAAAAAGTTTGTTAAGCTCGTCATTTTCATTATATTTACCCGTAGGCGATAACCAATGTAAAAAAGAACAATGATTTCCACTAATAAAAGTTTGAGGAATTTTAGCTGATTTATATTCGTTTTTTTCATGTAAAGTTTTTAATATCATCCCAAGATAATAATATATTCCAGCTATTCCTAAAGTCACGATCGAAATAAAAGATTGAAAATCAGTATCCTCATTTTTATATATCCGTTGTTTACTTAACCATTCTTCATTTTTATGACGTAAAGCCCTATCAATCTCCGTCATAATAGAATATTCGCTTAATCCATTCCAATAATTATTAATAAATTCTTTCATCAATTTCTGGGCATAAGGAGGATTTAAAGCTAAGAGTTGAGAAAAAATTTCTTCATAGCCAAAGGGTAGGGAAGATTGATAAATAATGCGACGATTTTCCCAAATAGAAATATCTGTTGAAGTTCGATCGATATTTAAAATATTAGTTCTTATTAAAGGTTTTTTTTCTTGATTTTGCCAATAGTAACCTAATGCTAAATTTTTAGGGCAGAAATATTGTTGATCATCTATGGTTGAAAGCAAATATTTAATTCCAGTTGTTTCCTTTAATTCTGCGGTAATTTCTTCCCAAAAATTATGATATATCGACTTAGAAACAAGGGAAAAATTATCAGGATAACTGAGGGAAAATTGAATTTGTTTTACTCCCTCACTGGTGGCGATCGAACTAATAATAAAAGCTAAATTGTTTAAAAATAATTTGTGATATTTAATGTTAGATAATGTTAAATCTGTTTTAATCCATTGTCTATTAGGATCAAATTCCGCAGGATCAGGAATATATATTCTACCATCAAAAATTCTCCTTTCTTTTTCAGGACGAGCATTTTTTGTCGTTAAAACAGTACATAATGGTAAAGGATCGTCCGATGGTAAGAAAGTATCGGGGATAAAATTTTCTATTAATGCTGGTAAACGAGTCGCTATCTTACTTTCTGTAATATTTACCTGTAATTCTTTATTTATATCAAGAAGCAAACATTTACCATTATCATTTTTGATATAAACGTTAGTAAATTCTTCTCCAAAATCAATTCCCACTAGCCAAAAATTATGAGGATAAATTTCAGGTGCTGGAGGAATCAAAATTAGTCCTATTTCATGTTCTTTAAAATCTTTACAAATAATATAATCTGGGAATTTATCTAAACGATTAATTTGATACGAACCAGTGCCATCTGGAGCTTTAAAGTTTTTATATTCTTTCACTTCAGGAAATTGTACATAAAATGTGTCATCTCCATAGTCACTATCATAGTAAAAAGTATAGTATTCTTGCCAATTTTCAGCTATAAAATTAGGATAAATACTCAAAACTGGTATATCTCGAATGCTATTATTTTCAGCTAATACATAGCTTTTTTTATATATTTTGTTATTATATTCAAAACTAAACTCAATATTGAGAATATCATTATCTTGAACAGTATTTATCTGAGTATTTTCAATTATATAATTTGCACTAAAATAATTAAAAATTTCTGAATTAAATGGTAATAATAAGGTGATAATCTCATCATTAAATGTAATTGAATCTGAGTTATTAAGTGATATTGCACCCGGTAAAGCGTCTTCTAAATCTAAAAAATAGAGTTCAGGTAAAAATAATTTATCGACGTCAATTTGAGAAAAATTTATATTGGAATTAAACTGTTTTGGTTTTTCTAACAAGAAATATTGATTATTGCTATTAACACAAGAAATACATCCTTTTTCTTTTAATTTCCATGTTGTGCCACTAGGTAATATTTCTAACTGACTTAACTTAATTAATGCAGGAATTATATTGCGATTAGTCTTTTTATCATCCTCATAAATTATATTAAATAAAGAAATAATTTGATTTTGAAAACGGTGTAAATCAATTTTTCTGTTACCATTTAGTACTAACCAATAAAATTTATCCTCAGCATTTTCCGTTAAAATCACCCAATAATAACCATTAATTGTGGACTCTAAATAAATATTTTCTTGGCTTTTTCTTCTATAAGTATCCGCCGTAATAGAAACAGGACTAGCATATTCTGCTAAAATTTGGGGCGTATAATTATAGATATTAATTAATTCTTCCTCACTAATATTTATCGGTTTTGGTTGAGGGTTAGATTTACTACCAGTAACGATAATTCTTTGATTAGCTTTTTCTAACTCTTGCAGTTTTTTATCTATTTGTTGAAATTTATAATAGATAGATTCTAAATCTTGAGAATTAAAAGGATTTTGACTCATATTATTAATGTTAGTGATAAAAAATTAAATAACTAATTGATTAACTCAATTTCTCCTGACTGAATTAATCGCCAATTTTGATTATCTTTTATGACAGTAGCAGGTTTAATAATATTAACTTCACTCCCTTTTAAAGTTTGAGATAAACTACCATTACAAACAAATAATTTAGATTTATTAATTTGCTGTAAAGTAGGAGGATTAAATAGCATTTCTGGATTTAAAAATAAATAACATTTACCACTATTATCTTCAACAATATAATATTCACCATTGCGACTATTCATTTCTAATTCGATAATTCCTTCCCATGTACCTGCGGAAACTTTATTAACCGTATCTTTTGTCATACTGACTCTGATAGCCTTATAATTACCTAAAAAACTTTGGGGATTTTCTTGATATAAATTGGCTAATATCATATCTTCAGAAATTGGTGGAGGGGTTACTTTATCAAGAGGAATAGAGACATTATTATTTTGACTTTCTTCTGGTATAACTACTTCATTAACTTGATTTTCTTCTGGAATAATTCCATCACCACTAAGTAAATGATTAATTATTCCGTGATTATGGGGAGTATTTTTGATGGGAATATTTAACTGTCTTAATTGGGAATTAATATGAGAAAATTCAGCATTAATTCTTATATCTATTTCCTTAATTTTTTTATTTAATTCTTTAATTTCATCTTTCCTCTTTTTATTACTCAATTCTCCTTTATGTATTTGACTATTATGATTCTTTATTTGTGATTTTAAA
This window contains:
- a CDS encoding nucleotidyltransferase family protein; translation: MSKFDKILEEDKKEKILSICAKYGGYNVRIFGSYARGEATEKSDLDLLIEMEKGKSLFDRIALKQELEDFLGIKVDIAKPNNLHETIKNQVLQEAIFL